A DNA window from Burkholderia sp. HI2500 contains the following coding sequences:
- a CDS encoding MotA/TolQ/ExbB proton channel family protein: protein MLNRTRKAALATALFLAASAAHAATDTVTNPYGLDALWKGGDFVARGTLLILVVMSMGSWYIIVAKLLEQTRVLRRAKAAEAGFWKAGSLSEGTKKLDAGSPFRFIAETGLAAFDHHEGALVEQVDLNQWVAAAIERATTSVSSRLQDGLAFLGTVGSTAPFIGLFGTVWGIYHALTAIGIAGQASIDKVAGPVGEALIMTAIGLAVAVPAVLGYNWLVRRNKAVMERVRGFSTELHIVILTGTTTAGAAAATKAAALTRVG from the coding sequence ATGCTCAACCGAACCCGCAAGGCCGCCCTCGCGACGGCACTGTTCCTCGCGGCCAGCGCCGCCCACGCCGCCACCGACACGGTGACGAATCCCTACGGTCTCGATGCGCTCTGGAAAGGCGGGGATTTCGTTGCACGCGGCACGCTGCTCATCCTGGTCGTCATGTCCATGGGTAGCTGGTACATCATCGTCGCGAAACTGCTCGAGCAAACGCGTGTGCTGCGCCGCGCGAAGGCAGCGGAGGCGGGATTCTGGAAAGCAGGCAGTCTCAGCGAAGGCACGAAAAAGCTGGACGCCGGCAGCCCGTTCCGCTTCATCGCCGAAACTGGTCTCGCGGCGTTCGACCATCACGAAGGCGCGCTGGTCGAACAGGTCGACCTCAACCAGTGGGTCGCGGCGGCCATCGAGCGGGCGACCACATCCGTCTCGAGCCGCCTGCAGGACGGCCTCGCGTTTCTCGGCACCGTCGGTTCGACCGCGCCGTTCATTGGCCTGTTCGGCACGGTGTGGGGCATCTATCACGCGCTGACGGCGATCGGCATCGCGGGCCAGGCCTCCATCGACAAGGTCGCGGGGCCGGTCGGCGAGGCGCTGATCATGACCGCGATCGGCCTGGCCGTCGCCGTGCCCGCCGTGCTCGGCTACAACTGGCTCGTGCGCCGCAACAAGGCGGTGATGGAGCGCGTGCGCGGGTTTTCGACGGAACTGCACATCGTCATCCTGACCGGCACGACCACGGCCGGGGCCGCCGCCGCGACCAAGGCCGCCGCCCTCACCCGCGTGGGGTGA
- a CDS encoding ExbD/TolR family protein: MAMTMPTGNADEADVMIEINTTPLIDVMLVLLIMLILTIPIQTNAVKLDMPTGAPPSQPRTPPVVQIDIAADGAIAWNGETLRSREQLETRLHDVAVDPAPTELHLRPDKAAPYRAVAMVMASAQRLGANRIGLVGNEQFMQ; this comes from the coding sequence ATGGCCATGACGATGCCAACCGGCAACGCCGACGAAGCCGACGTGATGATCGAGATCAACACCACGCCGCTCATCGACGTGATGCTGGTCCTGCTCATCATGCTGATCCTCACCATTCCGATCCAGACGAACGCGGTCAAGCTGGACATGCCGACCGGCGCGCCGCCGTCGCAACCGCGGACACCGCCGGTGGTGCAGATCGATATCGCGGCCGACGGTGCCATCGCGTGGAACGGCGAAACGCTGCGTTCGCGCGAGCAACTGGAAACGCGCTTGCACGACGTCGCCGTCGATCCCGCGCCGACCGAACTGCATTTGCGGCCCGACAAGGCGGCGCCTTACCGCGCCGTCGCCATGGTCATGGCGTCCGCGCAGCGGCTCGGCGCGAACCGCATCGGGCTCGTGGGCAACGAGCAGTTCATGCAGTAA
- a CDS encoding MFS transporter — translation MFDSNPDVLAPVAASSPPSDSPAGPRAWFGLAILVIVAFFAFVDRQMLILLTEPIRHDFGLTDTQIGLMQGAGIALFAGVASLPIGWVADRVDRRVVLVACVLVWSAATAICGMTTHFWQLFIATVGLGIGEAGLVPVIYGLIPDLFPARQRVLANAIFALANLLGSGAGMALGGALMHGIAAAHGAWPAGLADLEPWRLAFFAVALPAPVLAVLVLLIRPGQHGDTEAATARHRTSAPLPSAPVYFRREALMMLKFFGAIGLVNLSFGGVATWMPVVAVRTFGATPAEAGGGMGVAAMAGGIAGCVLSGLVAGRMRARFGVLAPLRVCECGALVAGGLSFLYLAVGSLTPVYALFGAQLACMVAGMVLFPTLMQNICPAHLRSRVAAIGALTSIVVQSGSPVFIGFMSDRLHAFSQGLLWSIVCVAAFGFFAACLLMRAAGRGVRDAIERYA, via the coding sequence ATGTTCGACTCCAACCCCGACGTGCTCGCCCCCGTGGCGGCCTCGAGCCCGCCATCGGATTCACCGGCCGGGCCACGCGCATGGTTCGGTCTCGCGATACTCGTGATCGTGGCGTTCTTCGCGTTCGTCGATCGTCAGATGCTGATCCTGCTGACGGAACCCATCCGCCACGATTTCGGGCTGACCGACACGCAAATCGGCCTGATGCAAGGCGCAGGCATCGCCCTGTTCGCCGGCGTGGCATCGTTGCCGATCGGCTGGGTCGCCGATCGCGTGGACCGCCGTGTCGTGCTGGTTGCGTGCGTCCTCGTCTGGAGCGCCGCCACCGCGATCTGCGGCATGACCACCCACTTCTGGCAGTTGTTCATCGCCACCGTCGGGCTGGGGATCGGCGAAGCCGGACTGGTGCCGGTGATCTACGGCCTGATTCCCGATCTGTTCCCTGCGCGCCAGCGCGTGCTCGCCAATGCGATCTTCGCGCTCGCCAACCTGTTGGGCTCGGGGGCGGGGATGGCGCTCGGCGGCGCACTGATGCACGGCATCGCAGCGGCGCACGGCGCGTGGCCGGCGGGACTCGCCGATCTCGAACCGTGGCGGCTCGCGTTCTTTGCCGTTGCGTTGCCCGCCCCCGTGCTGGCCGTGCTGGTTCTGCTGATTCGCCCCGGCCAGCACGGCGATACGGAAGCAGCCACCGCGCGTCACCGGACTTCCGCGCCGCTGCCGTCCGCACCGGTCTACTTCCGGCGCGAAGCCCTCATGATGCTCAAGTTCTTCGGCGCCATCGGGCTGGTCAACCTGTCGTTCGGCGGTGTCGCGACATGGATGCCGGTCGTGGCGGTGCGCACCTTCGGCGCGACACCGGCTGAAGCCGGCGGCGGCATGGGCGTGGCGGCAATGGCCGGCGGCATCGCGGGTTGCGTGCTCAGCGGACTCGTTGCCGGCCGCATGCGAGCGCGCTTCGGCGTGCTCGCGCCATTGCGTGTGTGTGAATGTGGCGCGCTGGTCGCCGGCGGCCTATCCTTCCTCTATCTGGCCGTGGGCTCGCTCACGCCGGTCTACGCGCTCTTCGGCGCACAGCTCGCCTGCATGGTCGCGGGCATGGTGCTGTTTCCCACCCTCATGCAGAACATCTGCCCTGCCCACCTGCGCTCGCGCGTGGCGGCGATCGGCGCCCTGACGTCGATCGTCGTGCAGTCCGGCAGCCCCGTGTTCATCGGGTTCATGTCGGATCGTCTGCATGCGTTCAGCCAGGGCTTGCTGTGGTCGATCGTCTGCGTGGCGGCGTTCGGCTTCTTTGCCGCCTGCCTGTTGATGCGCGCGGCGGGCCGCGGTGTGCGCGACGCAATCGAACGCTATGCGTGA
- a CDS encoding response regulator, whose product MNKAIRILVVDDDSQIRSLLCDCLADFGMTTAQAGSGAEMHHALGEGGFDLVVLDLMLPDDDGLNLCREIRATSEIPLIILTARGEMTDRIVGLELGADDYIVKPFEPRELVARIQTILRRVRAQTQGRTRAQEESRFAGWRLHQIGRHLIAADNTVIPLSNAEFRLLNAFLAAPGRVLSREYLMDTARGKSIDTFDRSIDVQISRLRQKLREDIKEPRLIRTIRGEGYMLDVGHR is encoded by the coding sequence GTGAACAAAGCGATTCGTATTCTCGTCGTCGACGACGACTCGCAGATTCGCAGCCTGTTGTGCGACTGCCTGGCAGACTTCGGCATGACGACCGCGCAAGCCGGCAGCGGCGCGGAAATGCATCACGCGCTCGGCGAGGGCGGCTTCGATCTCGTGGTGCTCGACCTGATGCTGCCGGACGACGACGGCCTCAATCTCTGCCGCGAGATTCGTGCGACCTCGGAGATTCCGTTGATCATCCTGACCGCGCGCGGCGAGATGACCGACCGGATCGTCGGGCTGGAACTCGGTGCCGACGACTACATCGTCAAGCCGTTCGAGCCGCGTGAACTGGTCGCGCGCATCCAGACGATCCTGCGCCGCGTGCGTGCGCAAACGCAGGGCCGGACGCGGGCGCAGGAGGAAAGCCGCTTCGCCGGATGGCGGCTTCACCAGATCGGCCGCCACCTGATTGCGGCCGACAACACGGTCATTCCGTTGTCGAACGCGGAATTTCGCCTGCTCAATGCGTTCCTCGCCGCGCCGGGGCGAGTACTGAGCCGCGAATACCTGATGGATACCGCGCGCGGCAAGTCGATCGACACGTTCGACCGCAGCATCGACGTGCAGATATCACGCTTGCGTCAGAAGTTGCGCGAGGACATCAAGGAGCCGCGCCTGATTCGCACGATTCGCGGGGAAGGGTACATGCTGGATGTCGGTCATCGTTAG
- a CDS encoding ExbD/TolR family protein, with protein MAMTVGPRDGAEHDETMSSINTTPLVDVMLVLLIIFLITIPVVSHTVPVTLPKEAVQPLQTTPQNVILAVTKEGDVFWDERRVPDAATLVEKLKAVAVQSPQPEVHIRGDLDARYAAIGRVVSACQRAGIVKVDFITEPPPRQ; from the coding sequence ATGGCCATGACCGTAGGCCCCCGCGACGGCGCCGAGCACGACGAGACCATGTCGTCCATCAACACGACGCCGCTGGTCGACGTGATGCTGGTGCTGCTGATCATCTTCCTCATCACGATTCCGGTGGTGTCGCACACCGTGCCGGTCACGCTGCCCAAGGAGGCCGTGCAGCCGCTGCAAACGACGCCGCAGAACGTGATTCTCGCCGTGACGAAAGAAGGCGACGTGTTCTGGGACGAACGGCGCGTGCCCGATGCCGCCACGCTCGTCGAGAAACTCAAGGCGGTTGCCGTGCAGTCGCCGCAACCCGAAGTCCACATCCGTGGCGACCTCGATGCACGCTACGCCGCCATCGGCCGGGTCGTGTCTGCCTGCCAGCGGGCGGGCATCGTCAAGGTCGACTTCATCACCGAACCGCCGCCGCGCCAATGA
- a CDS encoding HD domain-containing phosphohydrolase, translating into MFDADASHATLRIFDSVRAIAFIGDLSMGQPTDHSLRTAWLGVRLAGAAGLGASACDTVREVSLLRWSGCTANAAGFAQAFGDDIAIRTAMLENRPGIAEAIGGAAASMTQLARIHCEVAGEVARILGLSTATETALRHIFEAWDGSGFPAQLAREHVPAAVPVVALAGDLEVLGRTYGVERALGLIEQRADTRYPAHLVATTLRHAHAWLTELERTSPAEFDIALATSDMQRMTSAELIADIVDLKVPWMTGFSRAVAVTAAGCHARLKADDAGRSLVYQAGLIHGIGRAAVPNDIWNLPTALPASAWEKVRLVPYWTERAGKQSGALRHAALLASHAYERLDGSGYFRGAHAPALTLEARVLAASVAWVALRSPRPWRAAMTDDAAARLLQDEVAHGRLCGEAVGVLTSAGSPVARRVSRSASSGAGLSEREIDVLRVISRGASNKEAARELTISPSTVRTHIESVFRKLGCSTRAAATLKASAMGLI; encoded by the coding sequence ATGTTCGACGCCGACGCCAGCCACGCCACACTGCGCATCTTCGATTCCGTGAGGGCGATCGCCTTCATCGGCGATCTGAGCATGGGACAGCCGACCGACCATTCGCTTCGCACCGCATGGCTGGGTGTACGACTCGCAGGCGCGGCCGGACTGGGCGCGTCCGCGTGCGATACGGTTCGCGAGGTGTCGCTGCTTCGCTGGTCGGGCTGTACGGCGAACGCAGCCGGGTTCGCGCAGGCGTTCGGCGACGACATCGCGATCCGCACGGCGATGCTCGAGAACCGGCCCGGTATAGCCGAGGCCATCGGAGGCGCCGCCGCGTCGATGACGCAACTCGCACGGATTCACTGCGAAGTCGCCGGCGAGGTCGCGCGGATACTCGGGCTGTCGACGGCGACCGAAACGGCGCTGCGTCACATTTTCGAAGCCTGGGACGGCAGCGGCTTCCCGGCGCAGCTCGCACGCGAACACGTGCCCGCCGCCGTGCCGGTCGTCGCGCTTGCCGGCGATCTGGAAGTGCTGGGTCGCACGTATGGCGTCGAGCGGGCCCTGGGACTGATCGAACAGCGCGCCGACACGCGATATCCGGCGCACCTCGTCGCGACGACGCTACGTCACGCGCACGCCTGGCTGACGGAACTGGAACGCACGTCGCCGGCCGAGTTCGACATCGCACTGGCGACCTCCGACATGCAACGGATGACTTCCGCCGAACTGATCGCCGACATCGTCGACCTGAAAGTGCCGTGGATGACGGGTTTTTCGCGTGCGGTCGCCGTGACGGCGGCCGGGTGTCACGCGCGGCTCAAGGCGGATGACGCCGGGCGTTCGCTCGTCTACCAGGCCGGACTGATTCACGGCATCGGCAGGGCCGCCGTACCCAACGACATCTGGAACCTGCCCACGGCGTTGCCCGCAAGCGCGTGGGAGAAGGTGCGGCTGGTACCGTACTGGACGGAGCGCGCCGGCAAACAGTCCGGCGCGCTGCGCCATGCGGCGCTGCTGGCATCGCATGCTTACGAACGGCTGGACGGTTCGGGGTATTTTCGCGGCGCACATGCGCCTGCGCTGACACTGGAAGCACGCGTGCTGGCGGCATCCGTCGCGTGGGTCGCATTGCGATCGCCGCGCCCCTGGCGTGCCGCGATGACCGACGACGCGGCCGCCCGTCTGTTGCAGGACGAGGTCGCACACGGCCGGTTGTGCGGCGAAGCGGTCGGTGTGCTGACGTCGGCAGGCAGCCCCGTCGCCAGACGCGTCTCCCGAAGTGCATCCTCCGGCGCCGGCCTGTCCGAGCGGGAGATCGACGTGCTGCGTGTGATCTCGCGCGGCGCGAGCAACAAGGAGGCCGCGCGGGAACTGACCATCAGCCCGAGCACGGTGCGCACGCACATCGAAAGCGTGTTCCGCAAGCTCGGATGTTCGACACGCGCGGCAGCGACGCTCAAGGCGTCGGCAATGGGCCTGATCTGA
- a CDS encoding energy transducer TonB, producing MNYAQPKPPVRRIGGIAFVVGLHAVIVYALLTGLATKVVDVIRQPIETRIIEEIKPPPPPPPPPKHIAPPPPKHVAPPPPFVPPPEVRVAAPPSPNAIAAQSTTPAPLAPIAPPAPPAAAAPVSTSVGVVCPNSTQVRAAIRYPREALKDNLTGDVVVTFVVGTDGNVKDLSVTRSAAPVLDRAAENAVRQFHCVAQGEEVRVQVPFSFKLD from the coding sequence ATGAACTACGCACAACCCAAGCCGCCTGTCCGGCGCATTGGCGGCATCGCCTTCGTGGTCGGATTGCATGCGGTGATCGTCTACGCACTGCTCACCGGTCTCGCGACGAAAGTCGTGGACGTGATCCGCCAGCCGATCGAGACGCGCATCATCGAAGAGATCAAGCCGCCGCCCCCTCCCCCCCCACCGCCGAAGCACATCGCACCGCCGCCGCCGAAGCACGTCGCGCCCCCGCCGCCGTTCGTGCCGCCCCCGGAAGTGCGCGTCGCGGCACCGCCGTCGCCGAACGCGATCGCCGCGCAATCGACCACGCCCGCGCCGTTGGCCCCCATCGCGCCGCCCGCGCCGCCCGCCGCTGCGGCGCCGGTGTCGACGAGCGTCGGCGTGGTGTGTCCCAACTCGACGCAGGTTCGCGCCGCCATTCGCTATCCGCGTGAAGCGCTCAAGGACAACCTGACCGGCGACGTCGTCGTGACGTTCGTGGTCGGCACCGACGGCAACGTCAAGGACCTGAGCGTGACCCGGTCGGCCGCGCCCGTTCTCGACCGGGCCGCGGAAAACGCCGTGCGGCAGTTCCACTGCGTCGCACAGGGCGAGGAAGTCCGCGTGCAGGTGCCCTTCTCTTTCAAGCTCGATTGA